One Algibacter sp. L3A6 genomic region harbors:
- the kduI gene encoding 5-dehydro-4-deoxy-D-glucuronate isomerase, protein MKTNYEVRYAASPQDVKSYDTTRLRDEFLIDNLMSPDEVNLVYSHYDRFISGSAVPVKEVLTLEAIDPLKADYFLERRELGIINIGGSGTVTVDGTVYELDNREALYVGKGNKEVVFASKSANEPALFYLNSTPAHKAYPNKKIGINDVEVVQLGAPETANARTLRKYIVNSVVDVCQLQMGMTELKSGSVWNTMPAHVHDRRMEVYFYFDVPEEQAVCHFMGQPQETRHIWMQNNQAVISPAWSVHSGSGTSNYTFIWGMAGENLDYGDMDHCKITELK, encoded by the coding sequence ATGAAAACCAATTATGAAGTACGCTACGCAGCATCACCACAAGATGTTAAATCGTATGATACTACTAGACTAAGAGACGAATTTTTAATTGATAACTTAATGTCTCCAGATGAAGTAAATTTGGTGTACTCTCACTATGATAGATTTATTTCTGGAAGTGCTGTTCCTGTAAAAGAAGTTTTAACTTTAGAAGCTATCGATCCGTTAAAGGCCGATTATTTTCTAGAACGCCGCGAATTAGGAATCATTAACATTGGTGGTTCTGGTACTGTTACTGTAGACGGAACTGTTTACGAATTAGACAACCGCGAAGCATTATACGTTGGTAAAGGCAACAAAGAGGTTGTTTTTGCTAGCAAATCAGCTAACGAACCTGCTTTATTTTACTTAAACTCTACACCTGCTCACAAAGCATATCCAAACAAAAAAATTGGAATTAACGATGTAGAAGTTGTACAATTAGGTGCTCCTGAAACTGCTAATGCAAGAACACTTAGAAAATATATTGTAAACAGCGTTGTAGATGTTTGCCAATTACAAATGGGAATGACCGAATTAAAATCGGGATCTGTATGGAATACTATGCCAGCTCACGTGCATGACAGACGTATGGAAGTTTATTTCTATTTTGATGTGCCAGAAGAGCAAGCTGTATGCCACTTTATGGGACAACCACAAGAAACAAGACATATTTGGATGCAAAATAACCAAGCTGTTATTTCTCCAGCTTGGTCTGTACATTCAGGATCAGGAACGAGCAATTATACCTTTATTTGGGGAATGGCTGGTGAAAATTTAGATTACGGAGATATGGATCACTGTAAAATAACCGAATTAAAATAA
- a CDS encoding gluconate 5-dehydrogenase, whose protein sequence is MSINLFDLTGKVALITGGTHGLGQAMAEGLGNAGATLVINGASSQDKLNTAVEHYKSLGINASGYLFDVTDEAQVIKNIAAIEKEVGNIDILVNNAGIIKRTPLEDMEVADFEAVIKVDLVSPFIMSKHVVKGMIKRKEGKIINICSMMSELGRSTVGAYAAAKGGLKMLTQNMATEWAKHNIQTNGIGPGYFATTQTAPIRVDGHPFNDFIINRTPAARWGDPKDLQGAAIFLSSKASDFVNGQVVYVDGGILATIGKPSNED, encoded by the coding sequence ATGTCTATAAACTTATTTGATTTAACAGGTAAAGTAGCCCTTATTACAGGTGGTACTCACGGCTTAGGACAAGCCATGGCAGAAGGTTTAGGTAACGCTGGTGCCACTTTAGTAATCAACGGAGCTTCCTCTCAAGACAAACTAAATACAGCTGTAGAACATTATAAATCTTTAGGCATTAATGCTTCTGGATATCTTTTTGATGTTACAGATGAAGCTCAAGTTATTAAAAATATAGCTGCCATTGAAAAAGAAGTTGGTAACATTGATATTCTTGTAAACAATGCAGGTATCATTAAAAGAACGCCGCTTGAAGATATGGAAGTTGCAGATTTTGAAGCTGTAATTAAAGTAGATTTAGTAAGTCCGTTTATTATGTCTAAACATGTTGTAAAAGGCATGATTAAACGTAAAGAAGGTAAAATAATCAACATTTGCTCAATGATGAGTGAACTTGGTAGAAGTACTGTTGGTGCTTATGCAGCTGCAAAAGGTGGTTTAAAAATGCTAACGCAAAACATGGCTACCGAATGGGCTAAACACAACATACAAACTAACGGTATTGGACCAGGTTATTTTGCAACTACGCAAACCGCTCCAATTCGTGTAGATGGTCATCCATTTAACGATTTCATTATTAACCGTACACCTGCTGCGCGTTGGGGAGACCCAAAAGATTTGCAAGGTGCCGCAATATTTCTAAGCTCAAAAGCTAGTGATTTTGTTAACGGACAAGTGGTTTATGTTGATGGTGGTATTTTAGCCACTATCGGAAAACCTTCAAACGAAGATTAA
- a CDS encoding DUF4861 family protein, whose translation MKRNKILAGIFCAAILSSCNQKEDIKSIVVKNTLDFEKTFETVELSKAFLNVTDLTTVGVRDAKDGTLQVTQTVDNDGDGTMDEILFQPKIAANSEKTFEIVTITEAEQPKAEELCYSRFVPERTDDYTWENNKVAFRVYGPVAQKMVEDGTPGGTLSSGVDAWLKKVEYPIINNWYKKNEERPGAYHEASPEGRDNFHVGVSRGVGGIAVKADTTYYFSKNYTQWRTITTGPLRTSFYLEYANWDANGKLIKESKTINLDLGNNFSKFTTSIEGADTIYAGLTLHEKDGIVTGSDDNGWVSYWQPHFETELATAIVAPKDTFLGYETYDTEQTDLSNAYAELKVTNNEVVYYAGFTWSESNQFKNSQEWEAYLDMFSKQINTPLEVVLNK comes from the coding sequence ATGAAAAGAAATAAAATATTAGCCGGTATTTTTTGTGCCGCTATACTTTCTTCATGTAATCAAAAAGAAGACATAAAATCTATTGTTGTTAAAAACACTTTAGATTTTGAAAAAACTTTTGAAACTGTTGAATTATCAAAAGCATTTTTAAACGTTACCGATCTTACAACGGTCGGAGTTCGTGATGCCAAAGATGGAACTTTACAAGTAACGCAAACGGTAGATAATGATGGCGACGGCACAATGGACGAGATTTTATTTCAACCTAAAATAGCTGCAAATTCAGAAAAAACGTTTGAAATTGTTACCATTACAGAAGCCGAACAACCAAAAGCTGAAGAACTTTGTTATTCTCGTTTTGTACCAGAACGCACAGACGATTATACTTGGGAAAACAATAAAGTAGCCTTCCGTGTTTATGGGCCTGTTGCTCAAAAAATGGTTGAAGATGGTACACCTGGAGGCACACTTTCTAGTGGTGTAGATGCTTGGTTAAAAAAAGTAGAATATCCAATTATCAACAACTGGTATAAAAAGAATGAGGAACGTCCTGGCGCTTATCACGAAGCTTCACCAGAAGGTCGCGATAATTTCCATGTAGGTGTTAGTAGAGGTGTTGGTGGTATTGCTGTAAAAGCAGATACTACTTACTATTTCTCTAAAAACTACACACAATGGCGCACCATTACTACGGGGCCACTTAGAACTAGTTTTTACTTAGAATATGCAAATTGGGATGCTAACGGCAAGTTGATAAAAGAATCTAAAACTATTAATTTAGATTTAGGAAACAACTTCTCGAAATTCACAACAAGCATTGAAGGAGCCGATACTATTTATGCTGGCTTAACGCTACATGAAAAAGATGGTATAGTTACCGGAAGTGATGATAATGGATGGGTTAGTTACTGGCAACCACATTTTGAAACCGAATTGGCAACTGCCATTGTAGCACCTAAAGATACATTTTTAGGTTACGAAACTTATGATACCGAACAAACGGATTTAAGTAACGCTTACGCGGAATTAAAAGTAACTAATAACGAAGTAGTTTATTACGCTGGATTTACTTGGAGCGAAAGCAACCAATTTAAAAACAGCCAAGAATGGGAAGCATATTTAGATATGTTTTCTAAACAAATTAACACTCCTTTAGAAGTGGTTTTGAATAAATAA
- a CDS encoding solute:sodium symporter family transporter, translated as MYTALTFIGFTLFVAFYSWYKLRKEKLNSKDGYFLGGRSLTGVVIAGSMLLTNISTEHLIGMNGSSYKNGFIIIAWEVTSALALVVAAIYFVPKYLKMGLTTIPEYLEKRFDSTTRTLVALFLMISFIVTLLPIVLYTGAINLESIFNVSEVLEVSKKEGLWITVVAVGILGSIYAIFGGLKAVAVSDTINGYGLLIGGLAIPLIALVSIGDGNPLAGLTKVYNHSPEKFNVIGAKDSVLPFEVLFTGLIINQLYFWSMNQTIIQRALGAKNLVEAQKGLLYTGVLKILVPIIIILPGVIGFYYFGDSMHENQDMIYPELIKKVLPVGLVGIFAAIVMGAVLSTFNSVLNSAATIFSIDVFKRHFGKNCSDRKLVKVGKLTSLILAIFAILVAPMVANAPDGLYQLLQQLNGIFFIPIASIMLAGFFLKSISAMGAKVALFVGLIFYILTTFIFKVDIHFVHIWGIEFVLNLVVMFAVSYFYPPTQEMQQDNIVFVEMKTWKYTKPMAIMLCVVTVAIYILLGNAS; from the coding sequence ATGTATACTGCGCTTACGTTTATAGGCTTTACACTCTTTGTTGCCTTTTATTCTTGGTATAAACTTCGGAAAGAAAAATTAAACTCAAAAGATGGCTATTTCCTAGGCGGAAGAAGCCTAACAGGAGTCGTTATTGCGGGTTCTATGTTGCTTACTAATATCTCAACAGAGCATTTGATAGGTATGAATGGTTCATCATATAAAAATGGATTTATTATAATTGCTTGGGAAGTAACTTCGGCTTTAGCCTTAGTGGTTGCAGCCATTTATTTTGTGCCCAAATATTTAAAAATGGGCTTAACAACCATACCCGAATATTTAGAAAAAAGATTTGACAGTACCACGAGAACTTTAGTCGCATTGTTTTTAATGATCTCCTTTATTGTAACCTTGTTACCTATAGTTTTGTATACAGGCGCTATAAATTTAGAAAGTATTTTTAACGTATCGGAAGTATTAGAAGTTTCTAAAAAAGAAGGCCTTTGGATCACTGTAGTTGCTGTAGGGATTTTAGGTTCTATTTATGCCATTTTTGGTGGTTTAAAAGCTGTAGCGGTTTCTGATACTATTAATGGTTATGGACTGCTTATAGGAGGTTTGGCCATTCCGTTAATTGCTTTAGTTAGTATTGGTGATGGGAATCCATTAGCAGGATTAACTAAGGTCTATAACCATAGTCCAGAAAAATTTAATGTAATTGGTGCTAAAGATTCGGTTTTACCATTCGAAGTGTTGTTTACTGGATTAATTATCAATCAGCTATATTTTTGGAGTATGAATCAAACTATAATTCAGCGTGCCTTAGGGGCGAAGAATTTAGTTGAAGCCCAAAAAGGACTTTTATACACAGGTGTTTTGAAAATTTTAGTGCCCATTATCATTATTCTACCAGGCGTTATTGGGTTTTATTATTTTGGAGATTCTATGCATGAAAACCAAGATATGATTTACCCAGAATTAATTAAAAAAGTATTGCCAGTAGGCCTAGTAGGTATATTTGCTGCTATTGTTATGGGAGCTGTTTTAAGTACCTTTAATAGTGTTTTAAATAGTGCGGCTACTATTTTTAGTATTGATGTTTTTAAGCGTCATTTTGGTAAAAACTGTAGTGATAGAAAACTAGTAAAAGTAGGAAAGCTTACCTCTTTAATATTAGCAATTTTCGCAATTTTGGTAGCGCCAATGGTTGCCAATGCACCAGATGGTTTGTATCAATTATTGCAACAACTTAATGGTATTTTCTTTATCCCGATTGCGTCTATTATGTTAGCTGGTTTTTTTCTGAAGAGTATTTCGGCTATGGGAGCAAAGGTGGCTTTGTTTGTAGGCTTAATATTTTATATTCTAACAACGTTTATCTTTAAAGTAGATATTCATTTTGTGCATATTTGGGGAATAGAGTTTGTTTTAAATCTGGTAGTGATGTTTGCGGTATCTTACTTTTATCCACCAACCCAAGAAATGCAGCAAGACAATATTGTGTTTGTAGAAATGAAAACTTGGAAGTATACAAAACCAATGGCTATTATGCTTTGCGTAGTAACGGTAGCTATTTATATTTTATTAGGAAATGCTTCATAA
- a CDS encoding inositol oxygenase family protein, producing the protein MKESLNKNLQNPMENIDDWEENLIDRYPDPEEPKKEKEAFRNYVDSERLDTVREFYKINHELQTYDFVCKKEAEFLKFDRKEMSIWGAVDFFNTLVDDSDPDIDLDQLQHLLQTSEAIRADGHPDWFVLTGFIHDLGKILCLFGEPQWAVVGDTFPVGCAYSDKIVYPEFFKANPDYTDTRYNTKYGVYSPNCGLDNVKMSWGHDEYLYQIMKDYLPDPALYIIRYHSFYSQHRENDYTHLMNEKDVEMFEWVKAFNPYDLYSKAPVPPNAEELLPYYKDLVSKYLPETLKF; encoded by the coding sequence ATGAAAGAATCTTTGAACAAAAATCTCCAAAATCCAATGGAGAATATTGACGATTGGGAAGAGAACTTAATAGATAGATATCCCGATCCGGAAGAACCTAAAAAAGAGAAAGAAGCATTTAGGAATTATGTAGATTCTGAGAGATTAGATACCGTACGCGAATTTTATAAAATTAATCACGAACTTCAAACTTACGACTTTGTTTGTAAGAAGGAAGCTGAGTTTTTAAAGTTCGATAGAAAGGAAATGTCTATTTGGGGTGCCGTAGATTTTTTTAATACTTTGGTTGATGATAGTGATCCTGATATCGATTTAGATCAATTACAACACCTTTTACAAACCTCAGAAGCTATTAGAGCCGATGGTCATCCCGATTGGTTTGTGCTTACAGGTTTTATTCACGATTTGGGTAAAATTCTATGTCTTTTTGGAGAACCTCAATGGGCAGTTGTTGGCGATACGTTTCCAGTAGGTTGTGCATATTCAGATAAAATTGTTTATCCAGAATTTTTTAAAGCAAATCCAGATTATACAGATACGCGTTACAATACTAAATACGGTGTGTATTCGCCTAATTGCGGATTGGATAACGTAAAAATGAGTTGGGGACATGACGAGTATTTGTATCAAATAATGAAAGACTATCTGCCAGATCCTGCATTATATATTATACGCTATCATTCATTTTACTCGCAACATAGAGAGAATGATTATACGCATTTAATGAATGAAAAAGATGTTGAAATGTTTGAATGGGTAAAAGCATTTAACCCATACGATTTGTATTCTAAAGCACCTGTGCCGCCAAATGCAGAAGAACTTTTACCATATTATAAAGATTTGGTATCAAAATATTTACCCGAGACCTTAAAGTTCTAG
- a CDS encoding hybrid sensor histidine kinase/response regulator transcription factor, whose translation MIKRFIIFSLSFLFVLCSFAQNIKFEHYNDNDGLSHNSVRHVVQDKSGFLWIGTFSGLNRFDGYEFQSYLSTSEGENKINDNDITALKLDEKERNIWIGTRKGLTLFDCDTQKFTTFLKDENNPNSLQDEEIRSIYVDNFDRVWVGTKDNGVFLFYADEERFEKVNLPDFNYVKEIFEDSEGHIWIGSYGTASIAKINLDSVGNIQQISTFSLPIPNSIETNPYVYFIYEDAKNDIFVGTRKGLYKLDKTLDKFENLYIENKETREALGPYFLSVVQGPDGKYWVATLGGLIVCDSLEVIAQGDFKRYYSVLTDQTSLVDNLVSALYFDASGILWIGTEDGLDKYDPYENQFNLNKDISEYIGNQAPRIRGFSKTYTDEIIVATRHNGLFISKEDRFVPLEIDQIDIASIYSPDGKVFYCGLWNGKILIYDFEKKTSKEVYIGFEESPIVTFENLGNNKLVVGSFGEGALILDTENIAGSIQQPKLLVGSEINEIIKGEDDVVWFATETGAVKYNAKNGSQTIYKSSLDTEKGLAHDNVSDIVFDKSGKLWAATRNGICYFDNEKNDFYPLNQPEELAGKWVTDLLVDTNGDLWLNVNNNSVARVNVSSLDYNIYHVNSGNRLDYFSSRGFYKFRDSNIYLGGKNGVIYFSPYTIKENKLSPEPIITEIKIQNEILVPGMEINKEIPLKEDFNQIKSIDLNYNNRNFSLEFSSPSYANEKLNKFEYQLEGFDKKWISTNSNSRTVQYTNLFPGDYVFKMKSCNSDGHWSPIVSYKITIGRPFWLTYQALFLVVLFLGLVLYFVRRDFKNRMRLKQELVTEKVNRERDIKLNNEKLRFFTNISHELRTPLTLIIGPVKQLIEESKEYSSDYQKSRYHLIHQNASRLLNLVNQVLDFRKAQTGELKLKVSSTDILQYTQNTFDSFKEFAYNKEIQLNFNSENEVLFGWIDRDKYDKILYNLLSNAIKFTNKYGHVDLFVRLKSDSSDYLVVEVSDDGIGIPQKSQEKIFKRFYQATNSKENNTGSGIGLSLVKALVDLHKGTISVQSTPNKGSVFSFEIPISRELYSKNEVFEFVTNIEEQEQIPKVPLKKTTTNTEIKEKILVVEDNTELRKYLIDYLSNYYKVYEAENGEEGLQICRQVKPILCVADVMMPVKNGIEFCEELKNDEFISHIPVILLTALSENEDKVKGYNVGADGYLVKPFDPSLLKSIMVNIIKSRLELKTKFSDDADSEIGLLTHSPVDEVLMEKISKLIEDNISKPDLTTSFLCEELGVSSSKLYRKIKELTDLAPNEFIRTIRLKKSVQLLKTKKHNVSEVTDLVGFNDPLYFSRCFKKQFGYPPSKLLK comes from the coding sequence ATGATTAAACGTTTTATTATATTTTCCCTTTCTTTTTTGTTTGTTTTATGCAGTTTTGCTCAAAACATCAAATTTGAACATTATAATGATAACGATGGGTTGTCTCATAATTCTGTGCGCCATGTGGTTCAAGATAAAAGTGGGTTTTTATGGATTGGTACCTTTTCTGGATTAAATAGATTTGATGGTTACGAGTTTCAGTCTTATTTAAGTACTTCTGAAGGTGAAAATAAAATTAATGATAATGATATTACAGCCTTAAAATTAGATGAGAAAGAGCGTAATATCTGGATTGGTACACGAAAAGGACTGACTTTATTCGATTGTGATACTCAAAAATTTACCACTTTTTTAAAGGATGAGAACAACCCAAATAGTTTACAAGACGAAGAAATTCGATCTATTTATGTAGATAATTTCGATCGTGTTTGGGTTGGTACAAAAGACAATGGCGTATTCTTGTTTTATGCAGACGAGGAACGTTTCGAGAAAGTAAATCTCCCGGATTTTAATTACGTAAAAGAGATTTTTGAAGACTCCGAAGGTCATATCTGGATTGGTAGTTACGGTACAGCGTCTATAGCAAAAATAAATTTAGATTCTGTTGGCAATATCCAGCAAATAAGCACTTTTTCTTTGCCTATACCTAATTCTATAGAAACTAACCCGTATGTGTATTTTATATATGAAGATGCCAAAAACGATATTTTTGTAGGGACAAGAAAAGGACTTTATAAACTTGACAAGACTCTAGATAAGTTTGAAAATTTATATATTGAAAACAAAGAAACAAGAGAAGCTTTAGGACCTTATTTTTTATCGGTAGTGCAAGGTCCCGATGGCAAATATTGGGTTGCTACCCTTGGAGGTTTAATTGTTTGCGATAGTTTAGAGGTCATTGCTCAAGGCGATTTTAAACGGTATTATTCTGTTTTAACAGATCAAACATCTCTAGTAGATAATTTGGTTTCTGCCTTATATTTTGATGCTTCTGGAATTTTATGGATTGGTACCGAAGATGGTTTGGATAAGTACGATCCTTATGAAAATCAATTTAATTTAAACAAAGATATTTCGGAATATATAGGGAATCAGGCCCCTAGAATCCGTGGTTTTTCTAAAACATATACCGATGAAATTATTGTCGCTACCCGACATAACGGGCTCTTCATATCAAAAGAAGATCGTTTCGTACCTTTAGAAATAGATCAAATAGATATTGCTAGTATTTATTCCCCGGACGGGAAAGTGTTCTATTGTGGGTTATGGAATGGTAAAATATTGATTTACGATTTTGAAAAGAAGACTTCAAAAGAGGTATATATCGGTTTTGAAGAATCTCCGATAGTCACTTTCGAAAACTTAGGCAATAACAAGCTGGTTGTTGGCTCGTTTGGTGAGGGTGCATTAATTTTAGATACTGAAAATATTGCTGGAAGTATTCAGCAGCCCAAATTATTAGTCGGTAGTGAGATTAACGAGATTATAAAAGGTGAAGATGATGTTGTTTGGTTTGCAACAGAAACAGGCGCTGTAAAATACAATGCAAAAAATGGCAGTCAAACCATTTATAAATCGTCTTTAGATACAGAAAAAGGTTTAGCTCACGATAATGTGAGTGATATTGTTTTCGATAAATCGGGTAAACTTTGGGCAGCTACGCGTAATGGAATTTGTTATTTTGATAATGAAAAAAATGACTTTTATCCTTTAAATCAACCTGAAGAATTAGCTGGTAAATGGGTAACGGATTTACTTGTAGATACCAACGGCGATTTATGGTTAAATGTAAATAATAACAGTGTTGCAAGAGTAAATGTTAGTAGTTTAGATTATAATATATACCACGTAAATAGCGGTAATAGATTAGATTATTTTAGCTCTAGAGGATTTTATAAATTTAGAGATTCTAATATTTATTTGGGAGGAAAAAATGGAGTTATTTATTTTTCGCCTTATACGATTAAAGAGAATAAATTATCTCCTGAGCCTATAATAACCGAAATTAAAATACAGAATGAAATATTGGTTCCGGGCATGGAAATCAATAAGGAAATCCCGCTAAAAGAAGATTTTAATCAAATAAAAAGTATTGATTTAAATTATAATAACAGGAATTTTTCACTTGAGTTTTCTTCACCTTCTTATGCTAATGAAAAACTAAATAAGTTTGAGTATCAGTTAGAAGGTTTCGATAAAAAATGGATTTCTACAAATAGTAATTCTCGAACGGTACAATACACCAATTTATTCCCGGGCGATTATGTTTTTAAAATGAAATCGTGCAATAGCGATGGACACTGGAGTCCAATTGTATCGTACAAAATTACAATAGGACGACCGTTTTGGCTTACCTATCAGGCTTTGTTTTTGGTTGTTCTATTTTTAGGTTTAGTGCTTTACTTTGTGAGGCGCGATTTTAAAAACCGTATGCGTTTAAAGCAAGAATTGGTCACCGAGAAGGTAAATAGAGAGCGTGATATTAAATTAAACAATGAGAAATTAAGATTTTTCACCAACATATCTCACGAGTTAAGAACACCTTTAACGCTAATTATTGGGCCGGTAAAACAACTAATTGAAGAGAGTAAGGAATATAGTAGCGACTATCAAAAAAGCCGTTATCACTTAATTCATCAAAATGCGAGTCGACTTTTAAATTTAGTAAACCAAGTACTCGATTTTAGAAAAGCACAAACGGGAGAATTAAAGTTAAAAGTATCGAGTACCGATATTTTGCAATACACACAAAACACGTTCGATTCCTTTAAGGAGTTTGCTTATAATAAAGAAATTCAGCTTAATTTTAATTCGGAAAACGAGGTGCTTTTCGGTTGGATTGATCGTGATAAATATGATAAAATTTTATACAACCTTTTGTCAAATGCTATTAAGTTTACCAATAAATATGGGCATGTCGATTTATTTGTGCGATTAAAAAGTGATAGTAGCGATTATTTAGTGGTTGAGGTTAGTGATGATGGTATTGGGATTCCGCAAAAAAGTCAGGAAAAAATATTTAAGCGCTTTTACCAAGCCACAAATAGTAAGGAAAACAATACGGGGTCGGGTATTGGTTTATCGCTTGTTAAAGCTTTGGTCGATTTGCATAAAGGCACTATTTCTGTGCAAAGTACGCCAAATAAAGGGAGTGTGTTTTCTTTTGAAATTCCAATAAGTAGAGAACTTTACAGTAAGAATGAAGTTTTTGAATTTGTGACTAATATTGAAGAACAGGAGCAAATTCCGAAGGTTCCATTGAAAAAAACAACAACAAATACCGAAATTAAAGAGAAAATATTGGTTGTTGAAGATAATACCGAACTCCGAAAATATTTAATCGATTACCTATCTAACTATTATAAAGTTTACGAAGCAGAAAATGGGGAAGAAGGTTTGCAGATTTGTCGACAAGTAAAACCTATATTATGTGTGGCCGATGTTATGATGCCTGTTAAAAATGGTATTGAATTTTGCGAAGAACTTAAAAATGATGAGTTTATAAGTCATATTCCTGTAATATTATTAACTGCGCTTTCGGAAAATGAAGACAAGGTAAAAGGATATAATGTTGGTGCTGATGGGTATTTGGTAAAACCTTTTGATCCGTCGTTATTAAAATCTATAATGGTTAACATTATAAAATCTAGATTGGAATTAAAAACCAAATTTTCTGATGATGCTGATAGCGAAATTGGTTTGCTAACGCACTCGCCGGTAGATGAAGTTTTAATGGAGAAAATCTCCAAACTGATAGAAGATAATATTAGTAAACCCGATTTAACCACTAGTTTTTTGTGTGAAGAATTAGGAGTGAGTTCTTCTAAATTGTATCGAAAAATTAAAGAATTAACAGATTTAGCTCCGAATGAGTTTATTAGAACCATTCGTTTAAAAAAATCGGTACAATTACTTAAAACGAAAAAACATAATGTGTCGGAAGTAACTGATTTAGTTGGGTTTAACGATCCGTTGTACTTTAGTCGTTGCTTTAAAAAGCAATTTGGTTATCCGCCAAGTAAGCTGCTTAAATAG